The genomic DNA TTGTTGTTTGCTGTGGTGCTTACTTCTTTTCGCCCGCCAGCAGCAGCTTGATGTGTTCGTCGGCCTGCTGAATGCCGCCCTCGTCCTTGTCCCAGCCAATGCGTCCGTCGGCGTTGCCATCCACGCCCGCCACCAGCTGACCGCACACCGACGCGAGCTGCGTGGTGAGCGTGGCGGCCGTGGCGGCGTCCTTCGCCTCACGTATGCGCTTGGCCAGCTCAATGGCCTGCTCGGCGCGCTTCATGGCCGAGCGAGCGGCCGTGGCCACATGCTGCGCGTGGGTCTTCACGTTGGGCGACGCGCCCGGTTCCTTGGCTGCGAGTTCTACGTGCTGCGCCACGCCGCCGGCGGCGCGCACGAAGCCGAAGCCCTTGCCGGGGCCCGTCTTCTCGAGCTTGGGGTCGAGCGCGTGCAGCACATGGCCTGCGTGCAGCTGCATGGCCGCAAGATCGGTGGGTGTGCGCGTGGCCAGCGTGGCGTGCTGTGCGGCCACCTGCGCTTCCGCGAAAGCCATGGGCAGGAAGCCCACTTTGTCGGGCGTGTCCACGAAGCTGGTTGTGACGTGCCCAATGTGCGTGCCCACCATGCCGGCGGGCAGCGCACTGGCGGCCACGAAGCCGCGCACCACCGGCGGCGCCACACGACCTGGCAGCGGCGCGCCGGTGAGGCGGGCCACGACACTGTCAAACTGCGCGCGGTATTCCGCGTTGGTGCTGATGAGGAAGCGGCGGCGCAGATACTCGTCTTCCACGAGGCCCTTGGCCTTGAGCAGCGAGGTGATCTGCTCGCGCTTGCGCAGCGAGAGCTCGTGCTGCGCCTCGCCGGTCTTGTTGCGGGCTTGCGCCGAGCGTGCGTCGGCCGAGTCGTCGATGGCCACGAGCGCAAGATGCGTTTCGGCCAGCAGGCGGATGTCGGCCAGCGTCAGTGGGGCACGCGTGGCCCCGGCGGAGTCACGCGTGGCCGACGAACCCGACGCGGCGCCCTGTGCGTGCAGCGTGGGCGCGACGCCGAGCAGCGCAAACGCGAGGCCAGCGGCCAGCAGGTGCAGGGGGGAGGACCGCAGGGCGCGGCGAACGGCGGGAGGGGTGCACATCGGGGGGGGAGGAAGCATGCCCTATGCTCGCGCAAAAATGTCCACGGCGCAAATGGCGACGGGTATGCGATCAACTCTGGCGCGCTGGCGTGCCAAGGCACATTGTAGCGCCGAACCCATCACATCCACATCTGGAGCCTGACATGATTACGCGACGCCTGCGTCGTTCGTTCGTCCCGGCCGCGTGGTGCGCGGCGGCACTGACCGGACTGGCCGCCTCAGCCGGGGCCCAGGCGCCCACGCGTCCTGCGCCCGATCCGCGCAGCATGGGTGGTGGCAACTGCGCGCAGAACAGCTACAACTGCCGAGACACGCCCAATCCGTTGCCGGCCGCCAACACCGTGTGGATGGAAGAGATGACCTGGATGGATGTGCGTGATGCCATCAAGGCCGGCAAGACCACGGTGATTGTCACCACGGGTGGCATGGAGCCCAACGGCCCGTGGCTGGTGACGGGCAAGCACAACTACGTGCTGCACACCAACTGCGAAGCCATTGCCCGCAAGCTGGGCAACGCGCTGTGCGCGCCCATCGTGAAGTTCGTGCCCGAGGGCAGCGTGGAACCGCCCACGGGACACATGACCTCACCCGGCACCATCAGCATGCGTGAGGGCACGTTCCGCATGCTGCTCACCGACATCGTGACCAGCCTCAAGGCGCATGGTTTCGAGAAGATCATTCTCATTGGCGACAGCGGCGGCAACCAGGGCGGGCAGCGCGCGGTGGCCGATTCCCTTACGGCCATCTGGAAGGGCGCGCCCATCGTGGCGCATGTGCAGGAGTACTACGACTACGCGCGTGTGTCGGAGCACATGAAGAGCAAGGGCCTGGTGGAAGGCGCGTCGGACAACCTGCACGACGACGTGATCATCACGCTCAACATGATGATCGACGACCCGAAGAGTGTGCGCTACGCCGAGCGTGTGAAGGCCGGCAAGGCGACCATCAACGGCGTGTCGATTGCGGACAAGAAGAAGGCCGAGGCCTGGGCGAAGGAGATCGTGGAGTTCCGCGCGACGGTGACGGTGGAGGCGATCAACAAGGCGATTGCGAACAAGGGGACCCTGCCGGCGCCGCCGAGGAATAGGGGTGGGTGAGGGGGTGCATTGGCCCGGATGGCTCGGACGAGGCGTAAACGGCACGGATATGCGGTGCGGATGACGGGGTGTTGTTCGTCCTCCAAGGAACGTGCTCGGTCTGTCGGTCGCTCGTCTATTCCGCAGATAGTGTTGCGCAAGCATCGGTCTAAGCTCGCTCACTCGCGTAATCGGCAAGGGTGCATACTTTTCGCCCCTCTGGGCAGTCGGATCGTTCGCGCGCATTGTTCTCACACAGGCAAGTCTTCGTTACATGCACAAAGCGAAACCCTAAACATAGCACCTTCGCGATGCGGTTCCCATCTGGGACGGAAAGTCAAGAAGCGTTTCGTAAACGGGGGCGTCAGCTCCTCAAGAATCTCGAGGATCTCGCGCGGTCCATCGGGCAAGTTGTGATCGCCTTCAACGGTCTCGAGCGCGACGTTAGTGACGTTCTGGTCACCGTGCTTAAGTTGAGAAAGACTCCAGGGATGTGGGACTCTTTCCGGGCGTCGATGAGCTTCGCACAGCGCCTCGACCTGATTTGCGCGGTCTTTCTGCAGGCAGACCGAACTGAGGCTGAGCGTTCACTCCTTGCCTACTGCATGCGGAAGCTCAGGTACTATGAGGAGCGAAGAAACTACGTGGTTCATGCTACTTGGAGCACCGCCAGTTTCGGCGATCCTAATCTGCAGGGTAAGAAGGTGTCGACAAAAGGAGGCAAGGGACTTCGAGCAAGCGTCCAATCCGCGGACTGGGTGGACCTTGCTGTCCTCGCGGCAGAGATCGACTTGTTCTGCAGCCTCGACTTAGTTCAGCTGTACGGAGTTTGCCAAGGGGAAAGCACTAGTTGGTCCTCTCCGTTGATGGAGGAGTTCGTTCCCGATCTTCGAGATCGTGTACTGCGCGCTCGTGTAGATGGCAAATAGCGATCGCTACTGCGGGCGGGGCAGAATCAAGGAAGGCGGCTGGGTCGCTGCGCTCGCCTGCCGCATTGCAATCGGGCCCCGCAGCAGAGTTGGGCCTTTTGCAACTGAAGTCTGTTCCCGTGTTCCCAGCGAGTACGTTTAAGAATTCCTTCACTACCATGCCCTCCGCAGCCGAAGACCAATGAGCCGCGCACGCGTAGCGTTTGTGAATTCCCCGGTTCTGGCGTGGGCCCGAGGGGTCTCGCGCATTGATGAGCGAGTAGCCGCCAAGAAAGCCGGTGTTACTCCGGACAGACTCGCATCTTGGGAGTCAGGCGACGCGCTACCGACAATTCGACAAGCCAGGTTGCTTGCTACGGCCTATCGTGTGCCGTTCGCGACCTTCTTTTTGCCAGAGCCGCCTCACGGCATAACCAGAATCCCCAAAGACCTGCGGCGGCACGCCGGGGGAGTCGAAGAAGAAGTCGACTCGAACATACTTCTCGACGTCCGTGGTTCTTGGGAACGCCGAGAGATCGCTCTAGAGCTCCTCGCGAGCTCTGGGGGGCGCGCGGTCAGATTCGGCTTCAGTGCGACGATCTCAGAAGACCCTGAGGAAAGCGGAGCTCGGCTGCGAGAGGTGCTTGGCGTCGAACTTGAGGAGCAGGTGCGCTGGCGCGATGGTCGCATCGGCTTCAACAGGTTGCGCGCCGCCGCAGAGGGCGCAGGAGTGCTTGTACTTCAAACCTCCGACATCGAACTGTCCGCGCTACGCGCCTACTCGTTGGCGGCCGATGAGCTGCCCGTAGTCGTTGTAAACCGAAAGGATGCGTATGCGGCTCGGTCGTTCTCGCTGCTGCATGAGCTTGCTCACATCGGGCTCAAATCAGAGGGCATCTGCGACCTCTCCACTGATTCCTCAATGCCTCCCGAGGAGCAACAACTTGAGGTCTTCTGCAATGCGGTGGCGGCGGCTGCACTTATCCCCAGAGATGCGCTACTCCGCTTGCCAGACGTTCGACGCCACGACGGACAGACGTGGGATGACGCGGCGATTGCCAGTCTTGCCAAGACCTTTTCCTGCAGCCGCGAGGCGATTCTTCGTCGCCTTCTCACATTTGGACTCACAACGGAGAGGTTCTACCAACAGAAGAGGTCGCAGTGGCAGCTCGAATACGAGAGCCGGCCAGCGCCTGGCGGCTTTGTTCCGCCCCCCATTGACGCCGTAAGCTTGCTCGGGCGTCCCTTAGTTCGCTTGGTGCTTGACGGGCTTTCGAACGATCGCATCACGACGTCGGACGCGGCGGACTATCTGGGTGTTCGCTCAAAGCACTTGCCGGCGATCGCTGACGCCGTCGGGGCAAACGATTCGTGACAGACGAGATCTCAAAGCCTGTCTACGTCATCGACACCTGCTCTCTCACTGAACTCAAGAACAAGTACCCACAGAAGGCGTTCCCGTCTGTCTGGGACCTTGTCGAAGCCCTTGCGGGCGAGGGGCGCCTCATTTCAGTCGAAGAGGTCGCGGTGGAGATTGATGCCGTGGCCGATGAGGTGACTGAGTGGGCAAAGGCGCACGAATCAATCTTTGTCGAACTTGACGAGAAGCTCCAGCTGGCAACCAGAGTCGTTCTCGCGAAGTTTCCGAACCTCATCGATGTAAAGAAAAGAAAGTCTAGCGCTGATCCATTTGTCATTGCGCTAGCTCTTTTGCGGGAGGCAACTGTTGTCACTCAAGAGAAGCCCAGCGGAGGCCCCGGTAAGGTGAAGATCCCGGATGTCTGTCAGAGACTCGGCATCCCTTGCATCCCGCTTCTCACGATGCTTCTGAACGAAGGGCTCGGGTCGTAGGCGCTGGCGATTGAATGGACGGAGTTTCGCGAGCTAAGTGACACCTTGATTCGTCGCTCGCACTCGATCGAAGCGCTTGCGCTCATCGCTTAGCGTTAGTGCAACCACTGCAGAGTTGGGATATCGGGTTCAATTTCTAGCTATCACTTCGCTCCGACGCCTTCTGGCGTCGGCACCTAGCTATCTCGCGAGGTATGCGCGGGGCAAGGTGGTCGTCAACTTGGCCAACGCAATTCACGGGTCGGCCTGACCTCTCAGCATCGCGCAGGCATAACGGCGCGTTGGTGCCGACGACCGCCCGCCTGTCCGCTGCGTAACTCCCTCGCTGGCACTCAGTCGTTCACGGCGTCCCATTTGGGGCGGCCGCGGTACAACGCTAGTTTTAGACAGCGATCGGCAGCGACTGTAGGTTTAGGGGGACAGGAATGGCTGACCGTAAACGGCCTACCATTGTGCCCTGCTTGCCAACGCGGAGACCTCTATCTTTGGGTGCCCCCGTCGGCATAGGATTCGCCAAGGTACCCGCAAGCTGACTGCCGAAAGCCTCACAGCATGCCCGACCATAGCTCCTTCGCCAATCTCATCTGGCAGATCGCCGATCTCCTGCGCGGCCCCTACCGCCCGCCGCAGTACGAGCGCGTGATGCTGCCCATGACGGTGCTTCGTCGCTTCGACTGCGTTCTGGTCGAGAAGAAGGCGAAGGTCCTCGCCGCGCACGAGAAGCACAAGGGCGGCAAGCTCGCCGGCGACGCGCTCGACACCACGCTGAACAAGATCGCGGGCGAGCGCTTCCACAACCATTCACCGCTCGATTTCGAAAAGCTCAAGGGCGATCCGGACAACATCAACAAACACCTGGTCAGCTACATTAAGGGTTTCTCGGCGAACGTCCAGCGCATCTTCGAGTACTTCGAGTTCGAAGCCGAGATCGAGAAGATGCACGAGGCGAACATCCTTTACCTCGTGGTCTCGAAGTTCGCCGACGTCGATCTACATCCGTCGAACGTGCCGAACGAGCAGATGGGGCTGATCTTCGAGAACCTCATCCGCCGCTTCAACGAGCTCGCAAACGAGACGGCCGGTGACCACTTCACGCCTCGTGAAGTGATCAACCTCATGGTCCATCTGCTGTTCATGCACGACGACAAGCTGCTCGCCACGCCGGGTACCGTGCGCAAGCTGCTCGATCCGGCGTGTGGCACGGGCGGCATGCTGGCCGAGGCGCAGAGCTATCTGCGCAAGCACAACGCCGAGGCGAAGCTCTACGCCTACGGACAGGACTACAACAAGCGCGCCTTCGCCACGGCGGCCTCCGACATGCTCATGAAGGAAGTGAGCCACAACGGCGGCGGCGACAACGTCCGCTTCGGCGACATCTTCACCGACGACCAATTCCGGAACGACACCTTCGACTACTTCCTGAGCAACCCACCCTTCGGCGTTGATTGGAAGAAGCAACAGAAGGAGATCCAA from Gemmatimonas sp. UBA7669 includes the following:
- a CDS encoding creatininase family protein, encoding MITRRLRRSFVPAAWCAAALTGLAASAGAQAPTRPAPDPRSMGGGNCAQNSYNCRDTPNPLPAANTVWMEEMTWMDVRDAIKAGKTTVIVTTGGMEPNGPWLVTGKHNYVLHTNCEAIARKLGNALCAPIVKFVPEGSVEPPTGHMTSPGTISMREGTFRMLLTDIVTSLKAHGFEKIILIGDSGGNQGGQRAVADSLTAIWKGAPIVAHVQEYYDYARVSEHMKSKGLVEGASDNLHDDVIITLNMMIDDPKSVRYAERVKAGKATINGVSIADKKKAEAWAKEIVEFRATVTVEAINKAIANKGTLPAPPRNRGG
- a CDS encoding ImmA/IrrE family metallo-endopeptidase — translated: MPFATFFLPEPPHGITRIPKDLRRHAGGVEEEVDSNILLDVRGSWERREIALELLASSGGRAVRFGFSATISEDPEESGARLREVLGVELEEQVRWRDGRIGFNRLRAAAEGAGVLVLQTSDIELSALRAYSLAADELPVVVVNRKDAYAARSFSLLHELAHIGLKSEGICDLSTDSSMPPEEQQLEVFCNAVAAAALIPRDALLRLPDVRRHDGQTWDDAAIASLAKTFSCSREAILRRLLTFGLTTERFYQQKRSQWQLEYESRPAPGGFVPPPIDAVSLLGRPLVRLVLDGLSNDRITTSDAADYLGVRSKHLPAIADAVGANDS
- a CDS encoding DUF4411 family protein, whose amino-acid sequence is MTDEISKPVYVIDTCSLTELKNKYPQKAFPSVWDLVEALAGEGRLISVEEVAVEIDAVADEVTEWAKAHESIFVELDEKLQLATRVVLAKFPNLIDVKKRKSSADPFVIALALLREATVVTQEKPSGGPGKVKIPDVCQRLGIPCIPLLTMLLNEGLGS